A single region of the Lycium barbarum isolate Lr01 chromosome 2, ASM1917538v2, whole genome shotgun sequence genome encodes:
- the LOC132628613 gene encoding uncharacterized protein LOC132628613 encodes MTYNYKGWHEQLPYALLGYCTMARTSIGATPYLLVYGTKVVIPTEVEITSLRIIQDAKFHNDEWVRARYEQLALIDEKRIVGMVLKIIFPHQNENKGKFAPKWKGPYVVRKVLSRGAVVLAEMDGKDWTKPINSGAIKRYYA; translated from the exons atgacATACAATTACAAAGGTTGGCATGAGCAATTGCCTTATGCTTTACTGGGATACTGTACTATGGCCAGAACTTCAATAGGAGCAACTCCATACCTGCTGGTCTATGGTACTAAAGTGGTTATACCTACCGAGGTCGAGATAACTTCCTTAAGGATCATCCAAGATGCAAAATTTCATAATGATGAATGGGTCCGAGCTCGATATGAGCAATTGGCTTTAATTGACGAGAAAAGGATAGTTGGC ATGGTGCTAAAAATAATTTTCCCGCATCAAAATGAAAACAAAGGGAAATTCGCTCCCAAATGGAAAGGTCCTTATGTGGTCCGCAAAGTACTCTCCAGAGGAGCAGTAGTACTGGCAGAAATGGACGGAAAAGACTGGACAAAGCCAATCAATTCAGGTgcaatcaagcgctactatgcTTGA